The following proteins are encoded in a genomic region of Amycolatopsis sulphurea:
- a CDS encoding AMED_5909 family protein has protein sequence MAETEPRTLRAAHDVALQRRPNADANLAAWLVFHQRNARMYEAVSDVDRGHHHEALYWAGYERRKADAVTSRIQEAKQQIR, from the coding sequence GCGGGCCGCGCACGATGTGGCGTTGCAACGGCGCCCGAACGCTGACGCGAACCTGGCTGCGTGGCTTGTCTTTCACCAGCGCAACGCGCGGATGTATGAGGCGGTGTCCGATGTGGATCGCGGGCACCACCATGAGGCGTTGTACTGGGCGGGCTACGAGCGACGGAAGGCGGACGCGGTGACCTCGCGGATCCAGGAGGCCAAACAGCAGATCCGATAG